A genomic segment from Halomonas sp. GD1P12 encodes:
- a CDS encoding glycosyltransferase, which yields MAPRSLRLSRKRWLRLAFTLNLALVAGLVIHQVWLYAGEPEFESLHTLEVSKIRTALTGRDSYRFAVVGNINNSVNVFGKTIVPSLNESGLDFMVSAGNAVASGQQESYRAIYESLSKLTMPFVLTYGDNEDSDFGSYLFYEYFGPHFYAFVAGDSHFIFLDGTGKSSTSWQLDWLERELSASTATHRFVFVGLPLHNVISEAPPFEADNYLNDPRMSEGIQTLAERYQVDAVFSANLSLFSHQTLNGVDYVTTGGAGGILTDLQDSFHHYVVVEVGEDGVKIAPVRLNVDQPGWWRLIGSIASTIYAFFYVSYPRFLLIVGLLTLLAMRLYRLIFEERDYYPNFDLDPTPYLGKPLRVAMVSNNYFPFVSGVSISVERLRKSLAALGHSVTLLVPRYAEQRQDDDGVERLPTLIAFGEKREFRLTNPFNRRFRQRLRAYQPDVIHVHHPFWLGSMGLWMGRRLNVPVIYTYHTRLEHYAHFVPLPGALFRNLISHYLIKRFSNRCDGVIVPTYSAEEYLRMIGVKTPTLVQPTGIDTRRYAKANDAEVEALKKQWKIDENERVLISVSRVSREKNIGFMLDALAQLQGQGGERLRLLLIGDGPDRESLQARIDELALTDRVTLTGAVAPEAMASYYHLGDLFVFASTSETQGMVILEAMAAGLPVVAVRSSGIDDVVRDGYNGFKTPQNLRVWGERVLEISGDAALRHTLGEQARTFAKDYDVERFADAITHFYAQTLAQHHTPSR from the coding sequence ATGGCCCCACGTTCTCTTCGTCTGTCTCGCAAGCGCTGGCTGCGCCTTGCCTTTACGCTCAACCTGGCGCTGGTGGCGGGGCTGGTGATCCACCAGGTATGGCTCTACGCCGGCGAGCCGGAGTTCGAATCGCTTCACACGCTGGAGGTGTCGAAGATCCGCACGGCGTTGACCGGGCGCGACAGCTACCGCTTTGCGGTGGTGGGCAACATCAATAATTCCGTGAACGTGTTTGGCAAGACGATCGTGCCGAGTCTCAACGAAAGCGGGCTCGATTTCATGGTCTCGGCGGGCAACGCCGTCGCGAGCGGTCAGCAGGAGAGCTACCGGGCGATTTACGAAAGCCTCTCTAAGCTTACGATGCCCTTCGTGCTCACCTACGGCGACAACGAAGATAGCGACTTCGGCAGCTACCTGTTCTACGAGTATTTCGGCCCGCACTTCTACGCCTTCGTGGCCGGTGATAGCCACTTCATCTTTCTCGACGGGACGGGCAAATCCTCGACCTCCTGGCAGCTCGATTGGCTCGAGCGCGAGCTCTCGGCCTCGACCGCCACGCACCGCTTCGTCTTCGTTGGGCTGCCGCTTCACAATGTGATCAGCGAAGCGCCACCGTTCGAGGCCGATAATTACCTGAACGATCCGCGTATGAGCGAAGGCATTCAAACGCTCGCCGAGCGCTATCAGGTGGACGCGGTATTCTCGGCCAACCTGTCGCTGTTCTCTCACCAGACCTTGAACGGCGTGGATTACGTCACTACCGGCGGCGCCGGCGGTATCCTGACGGACCTTCAGGACAGCTTTCACCACTACGTGGTGGTCGAGGTGGGCGAAGACGGCGTCAAGATCGCCCCGGTTCGCCTCAACGTCGATCAGCCCGGCTGGTGGCGTCTGATTGGCAGTATCGCCTCGACCATCTACGCGTTTTTCTACGTCAGCTACCCGCGCTTTCTCTTGATCGTCGGGCTGTTGACGCTGTTGGCGATGCGCCTTTACCGGCTGATTTTCGAAGAGCGCGACTACTACCCCAACTTCGATCTCGACCCGACCCCGTATCTTGGCAAGCCTCTGCGCGTGGCGATGGTGTCGAATAACTACTTTCCGTTCGTTTCCGGCGTGTCGATCTCCGTCGAGCGGCTGCGCAAAAGCCTGGCAGCGCTTGGCCACAGCGTCACTTTGCTGGTGCCGCGCTACGCCGAGCAGCGCCAGGACGATGACGGCGTGGAGCGCCTGCCCACGCTCATCGCCTTCGGTGAAAAGCGCGAGTTCCGCCTCACCAACCCGTTCAACCGCCGCTTTCGCCAGCGCCTTCGCGCCTATCAGCCGGATGTGATTCACGTGCACCACCCGTTCTGGCTGGGGTCGATGGGCCTCTGGATGGGGCGGCGTTTGAACGTGCCGGTGATCTACACCTATCACACTCGGCTCGAGCACTACGCCCACTTCGTGCCGCTGCCCGGGGCGCTGTTTCGCAACCTGATTTCGCACTACCTGATCAAGCGTTTCTCCAACCGCTGCGACGGCGTGATCGTGCCGACCTACTCGGCGGAGGAGTACCTGCGTATGATCGGGGTGAAAACGCCGACGCTGGTGCAGCCCACGGGAATCGATACCCGCCGCTACGCGAAAGCGAACGACGCGGAGGTCGAGGCGCTCAAAAAGCAGTGGAAGATCGATGAAAACGAACGGGTGTTGATCAGCGTCTCGCGGGTGAGCCGTGAGAAGAATATCGGCTTCATGCTCGACGCGCTGGCCCAGCTTCAAGGCCAGGGCGGCGAACGCCTACGGCTTTTGCTGATTGGCGACGGGCCGGACCGGGAGAGCCTGCAGGCACGCATCGACGAGCTTGCGCTGACGGATCGGGTGACGCTCACCGGCGCCGTCGCGCCGGAGGCAATGGCGAGCTACTACCACCTGGGTGATCTGTTCGTGTTCGCCTCGACCTCGGAGACCCAGGGCATGGTGATTCTGGAGGCGATGGCGGCGGGGCTACCGGTGGTGGCGGTGCGCTCGAGCGGCATCGACGACGTGGTGCGCGATGGCTATAACGGCTTCAAGACGCCGCAAAATCTGCGGGTGTGGGGCGAACGAGTGCTCGAGATCAGCGGGGACGCCGCGCTACGCCACACCCTGGGCGAGCAGGCCAGAACCTTTGCGAAAGACTACGACGTCGAGCGCTTCGCCGACGCCATCACCCACTTCTACGCGCAAACCCTGGCCCAGCATCACACGCCGTCGCGCTGA
- a CDS encoding LysR family transcriptional regulator → MAALDDLAFFQHLARAGSLTAAARTLGLSLSAVSKRLKQLEARLGVSLAARTTRRLTLTPEGERYLARGALILEELAELEGTLNEEKGQALSGALRINATFGFGRAHVAPLLSAFCHAHPGVSGWLELTNFPLSLLDHGLDIGIRVGEPPDSRLIARRILESRRVLCAAPGYIERMPALDTPQDLTRHACLVVQENDTDFPLWRFEPRGGRGPAQSVKVSGRLSSNDAEVITRLALDGHGVMLRSWWDVHAHLESGALVALLPEWLGVRADFYAVYQARRHASARVHAFIDLLAREMAGRVPPLP, encoded by the coding sequence GTGGCCGCCCTCGACGATCTTGCCTTTTTCCAGCACCTGGCCCGCGCCGGCAGCCTGACCGCCGCGGCGCGCACGCTCGGGCTTTCGCTGTCGGCGGTGAGCAAGCGCCTAAAGCAGCTCGAAGCTCGCCTGGGCGTGAGCCTTGCCGCGCGCACCACGCGGCGGCTGACGCTGACGCCGGAAGGCGAGCGCTACCTTGCGCGCGGCGCGCTGATTCTCGAGGAGCTTGCCGAGCTCGAAGGCACGCTCAATGAGGAGAAGGGCCAGGCGCTCAGCGGCGCGCTGCGCATCAACGCCACTTTCGGCTTTGGCCGCGCCCACGTCGCACCACTGCTGTCGGCGTTCTGCCACGCTCACCCTGGCGTGAGCGGCTGGTTGGAGCTGACCAACTTTCCCCTGAGCCTGTTGGATCACGGCCTGGATATCGGCATTCGCGTTGGCGAGCCGCCGGATTCACGGCTGATTGCCCGACGGATTCTCGAAAGCCGCCGGGTGCTGTGCGCCGCACCGGGCTATATCGAGCGCATGCCGGCACTCGACACCCCGCAGGATTTGACCCGCCACGCGTGTCTGGTGGTGCAGGAGAATGATACGGACTTTCCGCTCTGGCGCTTCGAGCCCAGGGGCGGGCGCGGCCCGGCGCAGTCGGTGAAGGTGAGCGGGCGGCTTTCGAGCAATGATGCTGAGGTGATCACAAGACTCGCGCTGGATGGCCATGGGGTCATGCTGCGCTCCTGGTGGGACGTACATGCGCACCTGGAAAGCGGGGCGCTGGTCGCACTTTTACCCGAGTGGTTAGGGGTGCGCGCGGACTTCTACGCAGTGTACCAGGCCAGACGCCATGCGAGTGCCCGGGTGCACGCCTTCATCGATTTACTGGCCCGCGAAATGGCCGGGCGCGTGCCGCCGCTGCCATAA
- a CDS encoding alpha-hydroxy acid oxidase — MSRLDKARNLHDFEALGRRYLPRPLFGYIANSAEEGHTHAANRRCFDQFGLMPQALVDVSYISLQTELWGETYRAPFGIAPMGISALSAYRGDIVQARAAAREGVPMILSGSSLIPLEEVLRVGETDWFQAYLPGTFEEIEALLARVERAGYKKLVITVDYPVPPNSDNNRKSGFSSPLRPSLRLALDGITRPRWLFGTFLRTIYHHGMPHFENNYATRGIAVMSKNVNRDFSGRSHLQWEYLERVRALWPGKLIVKGILNPADAKRVEALGGDAVIVSNHGGRQLDYSPAALEALPGVVDAVEHIPVMIDSGFRRGTDVIKALALGAAFVFIGRPMNYAAAVAGEAGVRHALNLVKEELARDLALMGVTDITHLGREHLIDRRIEASFKPV; from the coding sequence GTGAGCCGACTCGACAAAGCCCGCAATCTGCACGACTTCGAAGCGCTGGGGCGCCGTTACCTTCCGCGCCCGCTATTTGGCTATATCGCCAACAGCGCCGAGGAGGGCCATACCCACGCGGCGAACCGCCGCTGCTTCGATCAATTCGGGCTGATGCCTCAGGCGCTGGTGGATGTCTCATACATTTCGCTGCAAACCGAGCTTTGGGGGGAGACCTACCGCGCGCCCTTTGGTATTGCGCCGATGGGCATTAGCGCGCTGTCCGCTTACCGCGGTGATATCGTTCAGGCCCGAGCGGCGGCCCGCGAAGGCGTGCCGATGATTCTCAGCGGAAGCTCGCTGATACCACTGGAGGAGGTGCTGCGGGTGGGGGAGACCGACTGGTTTCAGGCCTACCTGCCCGGCACGTTCGAGGAGATCGAGGCGCTGCTGGCGCGCGTCGAGCGTGCGGGGTACAAAAAGCTCGTTATCACCGTGGATTACCCTGTGCCGCCCAACAGCGACAACAACCGCAAGAGCGGATTTTCGTCGCCGCTGCGCCCGAGCCTACGCCTGGCGCTGGATGGCATCACGCGCCCGCGCTGGCTGTTCGGCACCTTTCTACGCACGATCTATCATCACGGCATGCCGCACTTCGAGAACAACTACGCCACGCGCGGCATCGCGGTGATGTCGAAAAACGTCAATCGCGACTTCTCCGGGCGCAGCCACCTGCAGTGGGAGTATCTCGAGCGGGTCAGGGCGCTGTGGCCGGGCAAGCTGATCGTCAAAGGCATTCTCAACCCGGCGGATGCAAAACGGGTCGAGGCGCTGGGCGGCGACGCGGTGATCGTCTCCAACCACGGTGGACGCCAGCTCGACTACAGCCCGGCCGCGCTCGAGGCGCTGCCGGGAGTGGTCGACGCGGTCGAGCACATCCCGGTCATGATCGACAGCGGCTTTCGCCGCGGCACCGACGTGATCAAGGCGCTCGCCCTGGGCGCCGCGTTCGTGTTCATCGGCCGGCCGATGAACTACGCCGCCGCCGTTGCGGGCGAGGCCGGGGTGCGCCACGCCCTGAACCTCGTCAAGGAGGAGCTCGCACGCGACTTGGCGCTCATGGGCGTGACCGATATCACTCACCTTGGCCGCGAGCACCTGATCGACCGGCGCATCGAGGCGTCCTTTAAGCCGGTTTAG
- the wrbA gene encoding NAD(P)H:quinone oxidoreductase: MTKVLVLYYSMYGHVDTLAAAVAEGAREVDGVEVTVKRVPETMPEEAYKNAGGKQDFETPQAKPDELADYDGIIIGTPTRFGNMAGQMRTFFDQTGGLWANGSLRGKVASVFTSTGTGGGEEMTVTSTWTTLAHHGMVIVPIGYGIEEQFDISEVAGGNPYGAATLAGGDGSRQPSERELKLARFQGKHVAGITAKLTR, encoded by the coding sequence ATGACCAAGGTACTGGTACTTTACTATTCCATGTACGGGCACGTGGATACCCTGGCCGCGGCCGTCGCCGAAGGTGCCAGGGAAGTGGACGGCGTCGAGGTCACGGTCAAGCGCGTGCCGGAAACCATGCCCGAGGAGGCCTACAAGAACGCCGGCGGCAAGCAGGACTTCGAAACGCCACAAGCCAAACCCGACGAACTCGCCGACTACGATGGCATCATCATCGGCACGCCCACCCGCTTTGGCAACATGGCTGGCCAAATGCGCACCTTCTTTGATCAAACCGGTGGCCTGTGGGCCAACGGCTCGCTGCGCGGCAAGGTGGCAAGCGTATTCACCTCCACCGGCACCGGCGGCGGCGAGGAGATGACCGTGACCTCCACCTGGACCACGCTTGCCCACCACGGCATGGTGATCGTGCCGATCGGTTACGGCATCGAAGAGCAGTTCGACATTTCCGAAGTCGCCGGCGGCAATCCCTACGGCGCGGCAACGCTGGCCGGCGGCGACGGCTCCCGCCAGCCAAGCGAGCGCGAACTGAAGCTTGCGCGCTTTCAGGGCAAACACGTGGCGGGCATTACCGCGAAGCTCACCCGCTGA
- a CDS encoding tartrate dehydrogenase, with protein sequence MAHTIAVIAGDGIGTEVMPEGIRALEAAAKRFNLDLAFTTFEFGSCDYYLEHGQMLPDDWFEQLKGFDALFYGAVGWPAKVPDHISLWGSLLQFRRRFDQYINLRPCKLMPGIKSPLAGREPGDIDFYVVRENTEGEYSSIGGRMFEGTEREVVIQETVMSRTGVDRVLKYAFDLAQTRPRKKLTSATKSNGISITMPYWDERVLEMAKQYPEIDVDKFHIDILTANFVLHPDWFDVVVGSNLFGDILSDLGPACTGTIGIAPSANINPEGHFPSLFEPVHGSAPDIAGKGIANPIGQIWSGAMMLEHLGHLDAAKAMVDAIEAVLEAGDEKVLTRDVGGQGTTETLGRAIAEKIAG encoded by the coding sequence ATGGCCCACACCATTGCGGTCATCGCCGGCGACGGCATCGGTACCGAAGTCATGCCCGAAGGTATTCGCGCGCTTGAAGCCGCCGCGAAGCGCTTCAATCTCGACCTGGCGTTCACCACCTTCGAGTTCGGCAGCTGCGACTACTACCTTGAGCATGGCCAGATGCTGCCGGACGACTGGTTCGAGCAGCTCAAGGGCTTCGATGCGCTGTTTTATGGTGCCGTCGGCTGGCCGGCGAAAGTGCCGGACCACATATCGCTGTGGGGCTCGCTTCTGCAGTTTCGCCGCCGGTTCGACCAGTACATCAACCTGCGCCCCTGCAAGCTGATGCCGGGCATCAAGAGCCCGCTGGCCGGCCGTGAGCCCGGCGACATCGATTTCTACGTGGTCCGTGAAAACACCGAAGGCGAGTACTCGAGCATTGGTGGGCGGATGTTCGAAGGCACCGAGCGCGAGGTGGTCATTCAGGAAACCGTGATGAGCCGCACCGGCGTCGACCGCGTGCTGAAATACGCCTTCGATCTCGCCCAGACGCGCCCGCGCAAAAAGCTCACCTCGGCGACCAAATCCAACGGTATCTCGATCACCATGCCCTACTGGGACGAGCGCGTGCTGGAAATGGCCAAACAGTACCCGGAGATCGACGTCGACAAGTTCCACATCGACATCCTGACCGCGAACTTCGTGCTCCACCCGGACTGGTTCGACGTCGTCGTGGGCAGCAACCTGTTCGGCGATATCCTCTCGGATTTGGGCCCGGCCTGTACCGGGACCATCGGCATCGCGCCCTCGGCCAACATCAACCCGGAAGGCCACTTCCCGAGCCTGTTCGAGCCGGTCCACGGTAGCGCCCCGGACATCGCGGGTAAAGGCATCGCCAACCCCATCGGACAGATCTGGTCCGGCGCGATGATGCTCGAACACCTGGGTCACCTGGACGCCGCCAAGGCGATGGTCGATGCCATCGAAGCGGTGCTCGAAGCGGGCGATGAGAAGGTGTTGACGCGGGACGTCGGCGGGCAAGGCACGACCGAGACCCTGGGCCGCGCGATCGCCGAGAAAATCGCGGGCTAA
- a CDS encoding secondary thiamine-phosphate synthase enzyme YjbQ, with protein sequence MWQQRDITLAAHPRGFHLITDEITRALDEMPPVEAGLLHVFIQHTSASLTLNENADPTVRTDFESHFNRAVPENAPYYQHVFEGSDDMPAHLKASLLGASVQVPVTCGRLNLGTWQGIYLCEHRDHGGRRRLVLTLQGE encoded by the coding sequence ATGTGGCAACAGCGTGACATCACCCTGGCGGCGCACCCGCGCGGCTTCCATCTGATTACCGACGAGATCACCCGCGCGCTCGATGAGATGCCCCCGGTCGAGGCGGGGCTTTTGCACGTATTCATTCAGCACACCTCGGCCTCGCTCACGCTCAACGAAAATGCCGACCCCACGGTGCGTACGGATTTCGAAAGCCATTTCAACCGCGCGGTGCCGGAGAATGCGCCGTACTATCAGCACGTGTTCGAGGGCAGCGACGACATGCCCGCCCACCTCAAGGCGAGTCTTTTAGGGGCCAGCGTGCAGGTGCCGGTGACTTGCGGGCGATTGAACCTGGGCACCTGGCAGGGGATCTATCTGTGCGAACATCGCGACCACGGCGGGCGCCGCCGGCTGGTGCTGACGCTGCAGGGCGAGTGA
- a CDS encoding TVP38/TMEM64 family protein has product MSRTLLKGLGLVALLVTLAFGWRWLQHSGYMSAQGLNDAIEYVSRWRDAPWMFAAVLVVYNGTLLVMFPLTLLVVATGLLFGPAWGLFYATIGTLSFSVLSYWIGHWLGRDALMDYGGRHLRGLSGYLSKRGIRTMIVINVLPLAPFPLTNMLAGAFHLRFRDYMIGSTIGIVPGLAAVILLGSQLGALLTAASRREVAFALGGLALGAALLYALKRYADARSARRKAQREAQREAQGEEAREQTCKDQRDGV; this is encoded by the coding sequence ATGTCACGCACGCTTTTAAAGGGCCTGGGCCTGGTCGCCCTGCTTGTTACGCTCGCCTTCGGTTGGCGCTGGCTGCAGCACTCCGGGTACATGAGCGCCCAGGGGCTCAACGACGCCATCGAGTACGTCAGCCGGTGGCGCGACGCCCCCTGGATGTTCGCCGCGGTGCTGGTGGTATACAACGGAACGCTTCTGGTGATGTTTCCGCTGACGCTTTTGGTGGTGGCCACCGGGCTGTTGTTCGGCCCGGCCTGGGGGCTTTTCTACGCCACGATCGGCACGCTGAGTTTTTCGGTGCTCTCCTACTGGATCGGCCACTGGCTGGGGCGCGACGCGCTGATGGACTACGGCGGGCGCCATCTGCGGGGGCTGTCGGGCTATCTCTCCAAGCGCGGCATTCGCACCATGATCGTGATCAACGTGCTGCCGCTGGCACCGTTTCCGCTGACCAACATGCTGGCCGGCGCTTTTCACCTGCGCTTTCGCGACTACATGATCGGCTCGACGATCGGCATCGTGCCGGGGTTGGCGGCGGTGATTCTGCTGGGCAGCCAGCTCGGGGCGCTCCTGACCGCCGCCAGCCGCCGCGAAGTCGCCTTTGCGCTCGGTGGGCTGGCACTGGGTGCGGCGCTTCTTTACGCCCTGAAGCGCTACGCCGATGCGCGCTCGGCGCGACGCAAGGCGCAGCGTGAGGCGCAGCGCGAAGCCCAAGGTGAAGAAGCGCGTGAACAAACGTGCAAGGATCAGCGCGACGGCGTGTGA
- a CDS encoding hemerythrin domain-containing protein: MTIFEALRKDHDIQRDLLAKLVETHGDSSERDTLYQQIRAELKYHANAEERALYIPMMDIDLTQEKARHSVAEHHEIDELIELLDETDYSASNWLVHAKELQHLVTHHLDEEEQEVFQLAGRGLPEQQKTSLAGEYQDEMQRQRAE; the protein is encoded by the coding sequence ATGACGATTTTCGAAGCGCTTCGTAAGGACCACGACATTCAGCGCGACCTGCTGGCCAAACTGGTCGAAACCCACGGTGATAGCAGCGAGCGCGATACGCTCTATCAACAGATCCGCGCCGAGCTCAAGTACCACGCCAACGCCGAAGAGCGCGCGCTGTACATTCCGATGATGGACATCGACCTCACCCAGGAGAAGGCCCGCCACAGCGTCGCCGAGCACCACGAAATCGACGAGCTGATCGAGCTTCTGGACGAAACCGACTACAGCGCCAGCAACTGGCTGGTGCACGCCAAGGAGCTTCAGCACCTGGTGACCCACCACCTGGACGAGGAAGAGCAGGAAGTCTTCCAACTGGCCGGGCGCGGCCTGCCGGAACAGCAGAAAACCTCGCTGGCCGGTGAGTACCAGGACGAGATGCAGCGCCAGCGCGCCGAGTAA
- a CDS encoding zinc-dependent peptidase, translating to MFKRWFTRDPTSPSADIWRKARQQTPLLAALTPTEADLLAERAWQFLRTKRLTRHAELSNAPFEDAERLAIAGQACLLTLGWSDAEHREAFANVHEIVILPESFTREVEEMDEFGVVHEGVDERVGETSYQGPVVIAYADLIESGDFIGFNVLIHELAHKLDMGNSMDIDGFPPLPRSLSAKRWHAVFSSVWEDLNACLEKGLTPPIDDYAASHPGECFAVCCEYFFTAPDHLVNAYPALYELLCDYFNQAPLGRIKTA from the coding sequence ATGTTCAAACGCTGGTTCACCCGCGACCCCACCTCGCCATCGGCGGATATCTGGCGCAAGGCTCGTCAGCAGACGCCGCTTCTGGCCGCACTTACGCCGACGGAGGCCGATCTTCTGGCTGAGCGTGCTTGGCAGTTTCTTCGCACCAAGCGCCTGACCCGTCACGCCGAGCTTTCAAACGCGCCGTTTGAGGATGCCGAGCGGCTGGCCATCGCAGGCCAGGCGTGCCTGCTCACGCTTGGCTGGAGCGACGCCGAGCACCGCGAGGCTTTCGCCAACGTTCACGAGATCGTGATCCTGCCGGAGAGTTTCACCCGCGAGGTGGAAGAGATGGACGAGTTCGGCGTGGTGCATGAGGGCGTCGACGAGCGTGTCGGCGAAACCTCCTACCAGGGCCCGGTGGTCATCGCCTATGCCGATCTGATCGAAAGTGGCGATTTCATCGGCTTCAACGTACTCATCCACGAGCTCGCCCACAAGCTCGACATGGGCAACTCCATGGATATCGACGGCTTTCCGCCGCTGCCCCGCTCGCTCTCGGCCAAGCGCTGGCACGCGGTATTCTCGAGCGTTTGGGAAGATCTCAACGCCTGTCTCGAAAAGGGCCTCACCCCGCCCATCGACGACTACGCCGCCAGCCACCCGGGCGAGTGCTTCGCGGTGTGCTGCGAGTACTTCTTCACCGCGCCGGATCATCTGGTCAACGCCTACCCGGCACTTTATGAGCTGCTGTGCGACTACTTCAACCAGGCGCCTTTGGGGCGCATCAAAACCGCCTGA
- a CDS encoding succinylglutamate desuccinylase — MLSQWLDGALDDNMPARREGRFASGHYRLGAPGVLELIPNASNTNAYACVFSAAIHGNETAPVELLGQWLCALEAGSARLSAPVLVILGNIPALKAQTRFVETNLNRLFERGLTQQGQEADRARELMREVDRFFERHEGRPRLHYDLHTAIRQSLYPRFVVEPFGETATNARQWAWLAGADMQAVLHQHQSSFTFSHYSKHYHQAQAFTFELGQNAPFGQNDLAPLAPMLELIQALGTGETPKEGAELPRFFRVEHELMRRSQAFTLCFAEDVANFTRFEPHTKLAQDEEAGDFIVGETPLHVVFPNARVEIGARAALLVTPVASRAVRP; from the coding sequence ATGCTGAGCCAGTGGCTGGACGGGGCGCTCGATGACAACATGCCCGCCAGGCGTGAGGGCCGCTTCGCCAGCGGCCACTACCGCCTTGGCGCCCCCGGGGTGCTGGAACTCATCCCGAACGCCTCGAACACCAATGCCTACGCCTGCGTCTTTTCCGCCGCGATTCACGGCAATGAAACCGCCCCGGTGGAGCTTCTGGGCCAGTGGCTCTGCGCGCTGGAAGCGGGTAGCGCGCGCTTAAGCGCACCTGTGCTGGTGATACTGGGCAATATTCCCGCCCTCAAGGCGCAAACCCGCTTTGTGGAGACCAACCTGAACCGGCTTTTCGAGCGCGGCCTGACCCAACAAGGCCAAGAGGCCGACCGGGCGCGCGAGCTGATGCGCGAGGTGGATCGTTTCTTCGAGCGCCATGAGGGCCGCCCGCGGCTTCACTACGACCTGCACACCGCGATCCGCCAAAGCCTCTATCCGCGCTTCGTGGTCGAGCCCTTTGGCGAAACGGCCACTAACGCCCGCCAGTGGGCCTGGCTTGCCGGCGCCGATATGCAGGCGGTGCTGCACCAGCACCAGTCGAGCTTCACGTTCTCTCACTACAGCAAGCACTACCATCAGGCCCAGGCGTTTACCTTCGAGCTTGGCCAAAACGCGCCCTTTGGCCAAAACGATCTGGCGCCGCTTGCTCCCATGCTTGAGCTCATCCAGGCGCTCGGCACCGGCGAAACGCCAAAAGAGGGCGCCGAGCTTCCGCGCTTTTTCAGAGTCGAGCACGAGCTGATGCGCCGCTCGCAGGCGTTTACACTCTGCTTTGCCGAGGACGTGGCGAACTTCACCCGTTTCGAACCCCACACCAAACTCGCCCAGGACGAAGAGGCCGGCGACTTCATCGTCGGTGAAACGCCGCTTCATGTGGTGTTCCCCAACGCGCGGGTAGAAATCGGCGCGCGGGCAGCACTTTTGGTCACGCCGGTCGCCAGCCGAGCAGTCAGACCATAA
- a CDS encoding ABC transporter substrate-binding protein — translation MRKKLPNTRLAAPLLMTGIALSTAPQAVADDDTLDFGVPAWPGITVKTEIAEQLLNRLGYDTQAHELGLQVVYQGIESGDVDAFLGVWLPAQRAMFTPRRDDGTLVDVANNVDGAQMTLAVPEYTYERGIQSFSDLTEHRDAFNGEILGFGAGSAASEILQAAIDDDVSGFGDWRLRDTSEVGMLSAAQDAIAREQDVVWVGWTPHWMNLELPMRYLDDPNDLFGENNGESEVLTVLRGDYANAHPNLVGFFEQFTFSADEQSWMIQAFGRDEGELDEVARQWITEHPERVEAMLADVTTKDGEPAWPVIQAAYR, via the coding sequence ATGAGAAAAAAGTTGCCCAACACTCGCCTGGCCGCCCCGCTACTGATGACAGGCATCGCCTTGAGCACGGCGCCCCAGGCAGTGGCCGATGACGATACGCTCGATTTCGGCGTGCCCGCCTGGCCCGGTATCACGGTCAAAACCGAGATCGCCGAGCAGCTTCTCAACCGACTCGGCTACGACACCCAGGCGCACGAGCTCGGCCTGCAGGTGGTGTATCAGGGTATCGAAAGCGGCGATGTGGACGCGTTTTTGGGCGTGTGGCTGCCCGCCCAGCGCGCCATGTTCACCCCCCGGCGCGATGACGGCACGCTGGTCGATGTCGCCAACAACGTCGACGGCGCGCAGATGACGCTGGCGGTTCCCGAATACACGTATGAGCGCGGCATTCAAAGCTTCAGTGATCTGACCGAGCACCGCGACGCCTTCAACGGCGAAATTCTCGGCTTCGGCGCGGGCTCGGCGGCGAGTGAAATACTGCAGGCGGCGATCGATGACGACGTGAGCGGCTTCGGCGACTGGCGCCTGCGTGATACCAGCGAGGTCGGCATGCTCAGCGCGGCGCAGGATGCGATCGCCCGTGAGCAGGACGTGGTCTGGGTCGGCTGGACGCCGCACTGGATGAATCTCGAGCTTCCGATGCGCTATCTCGACGACCCGAACGACCTCTTCGGCGAGAACAACGGTGAAAGCGAGGTGCTCACAGTGCTGCGCGGCGACTACGCCAATGCTCATCCGAACCTGGTCGGCTTTTTCGAACAGTTCACCTTCAGCGCCGACGAGCAGAGCTGGATGATTCAGGCCTTCGGGCGCGACGAAGGCGAACTCGACGAGGTGGCGCGGCAGTGGATCACCGAGCATCCCGAACGCGTCGAGGCGATGCTGGCCGATGTCACCACCAAAGACGGCGAACCGGCCTGGCCGGTCATTCAGGCCGCTTATCGTTAG